The proteins below are encoded in one region of Coffea arabica cultivar ET-39 chromosome 4c, Coffea Arabica ET-39 HiFi, whole genome shotgun sequence:
- the LOC113739585 gene encoding pumilio homolog 5, producing MATESPVRIVESTGTGKWASSKGAASFRSPLNNLVADELGLLLKGSKIHGDHTSMVPNRSGSAPPSMEGSYAAFSNLIYPQRSSWDSSMGSSGRAFDCYQTGRQLGVDPSNFGFASSNIDLSARFPQSTMSRESWHQVHDIGTLSNSWGLTPSGSSGDGSLLLARSSLSTHPEEPEDDNSTQQASDDWAENSTSIPEQSIFSLSGRHKSLVDLIQEDFPRTPSPVYNQSRSGHVTTDEPIDDEVQALELHNLSLDISKLPELKSPSDSGARLEISHKLKAIDDSCTTSLPKTSYLDNLERSPSTQKDDRSKDQCLEVEVMRGHPSTSDDRNKQENKFYEKNILQQQLPFSQQCSHFQFQTSQDQVTGQAVNNMSNVHGKVPQSHFNFSYEAQPVLQSPGFTPPLYATAAAYMASGNQYYSNLSPTTLYAPQYSMSGYALGSGFIPPFVAGYPSHTSLPMHFETSSAQSFSDQSTGVSTGESTVQVGDLQHYNKFYGHQGLMVHPPFPDPFHVQYFHPPLEDAYSAPYGRPSSMNMIGGQFDSYASQKNPNLPAYIGDRKFQPAPSGSISILSPRKIGTPGSNYYGSPTGLSFMPPFPGSPLGSPVLPGSPVGGTNPSGRRNDLRYSQASVRNTGVYAGWQGQRGSDGFSDPKKHTFLEELKSGNARKIDLIGIAGRIVEFSVDQHGSRFIQQKLENCSAEEKASVFQEVLPHAPKLMTDVFGNYVIQKFFEHGDPEQRKELAHRLSGQMLTLSLQMYGCRVIQKALEVIELDQKIELVHELDGHVMRCVRDQNGNHVIQKCIECVPAEKIGFVICAFQGQVATLSTHPYGCRVIQRVLEHCSDDSQTQCIVDEILESAYVLAQDQYGNYVTQHVLERGKQHERTQIISKLTGKIIVMSQHKYASNVVEKCLEYGDAAERESLIEEILAQPDDNDNLLTMMKDQFANYVVQKILEISNDRQREILLNRIRIHLHALKKYTYGKHIVARFEQLSGEECGSSEA from the exons ATGGCAACTGAGAGCCCCGTGAGAATTGTGGAAAGTACTGGAACTGGGAAATGGGCCTCCTCTAAGGGTGCTGCATCATTCAGGTCACCTTTAAATAATTTGGTTGCCGATGAGTTGGGTTTACTTCTTAAGGGGAGTAAAATTCATGGAGATCATACAAGCATGGTTCCTAATCGTAGTGGCAGTGCACCTCCAAGTATGGAAGGCTCTTATGCAGCCTTCAGCAATCTCATATATCCACAGAGGTCTAGCTGGGATTCAAGTATGGGTAGTTCAGGCAGGGCCTTTGACTGTTATCAGACTGGCAGGCAACTAGGTGTTGATCCAtccaattttggatttgcttCCTCCAATATTGACTTGAGTGCAAGGTTTCCTCAGTCTACCATGTCAAGGGAGAGTTGGCACCAGGTACACGACATTGGCACTCTCAGCAACAGTTGGGGTTTAACACCTTCTGGAAGCAGTGGTGATGGATCTTTACTCTTGGCTAGAAGTTCTCTTTCCACTCATCCTGAGGAGCCTGAAGATGATAACTCAACCCAGCAAGCTTCGGATGATTGGGCTGAAAATAGTACTTCTATTCCTGAACAGAGCATATTCTCTCTATCTGGCCGCCATAAAAGTTTGGTGGACTTAATACAG GAAGACTTTCCTCGCACACCTTCACCGGTGTACAATCAGTCTCGTTCAGGGCATGTTACAACAGATGAACCAATTGATGATGAGGTCCAAGCTCTTGAACTGCACAATCTTTCTCTTGATATCTCAAAGTTACCTGAATTAAAATCACCTTCAGATTCTGGTGCTAGACTTGAAATTTCTCACAAGTTAAAAGCCATTGATGATTCCTGCACTACCTCCTTGCCAAAAACATCTTATCTTGACAACCTAGAGAGGTCTCCTTCAACTCAAAAGGATGACAGAAGTAAGGACCAGTGCTTGGAAGTTGAGGTTATGAGAGGTCATCCCTCTACGTCTGATGAtagaaacaaacaagaaaacaaattcTACGAGAAGAACATACTGCAGCAGCAGCTTCCTTTCTCTCAACAATGCTCTCATTTCCAATTTCAGACGTCTCAAGATCAGGTTACTGGTCAAGCAGTTAATAATATGAGCAATGTCCATGGAAAAGTTCCACAAAGCCACTTTAATTTTTCGTATGAGGCACAGCCAGTGCTACAATCTCCTGGGTTCACGCCTCCTCTGTATGCTACAGCAGCAGCATACATGGCTTCAGGAAATCAATACTATTCCAACTTAAGTCCAACTACTTTATATGCTCCACAGTACAGTATGTCTGGATATGCATTAGGTTCTGGTTTTATTCCCCCCTTTGTGGCTGGATATCCATCACATACAAGCCTCCCAATGCATTTTGAGACCAGTTCTGCTCAAAGCTTTAGTGATCAAAGTACTGGTGTTTCAACGGGGGAAAGTACTGTACAAGTGGGTGATTTGCAACATTATAACAAGTTTTATGGTCATCAGGGGCTAATGGTGCACCCTCCTTTTCCTGATCCTTTTCACGTACAGTACTTTCATCCTCCCTTGGAGGATGCATATTCAGCACCTTATGGTCGTCCATCCTCGATGAATATGATAGGGGGTCAATTTGATTCTTATGCTTCACAAAAAAATCCGAACCTTCCTGCTTATATTGGTGATAGAAAATTTCAGCCTGCACCAAGCGGAAGCATAAGCATTTTAAGTCCAAGAAAAATAGGGACTCCTGGTAGTAATTACTATGGAAGTCCAACAGGCCTAAGTTTCATGCCACCGTTTCCTGGATCCCCTCTTGGTAGCCCAGTACTGCCTGGATCTCCGGTGGGAGGGACAAATCCTTCAGGGAGGAGAAATGACCTAAGATATTCTCAGGCTTCTGTGAGAAACACCGGTGTTTATGCAGGATGGCAAGGGCAAAGAGGATCTGATGGCTTTAGTGACCCCAAGAAGCATACTTTTCTCGAAGAACTGAAATCAGGCAATGCTCGGAAGATTGACCTCATTGGCATTGCTGGGCGGATTGTTGAATTCAG TGTTGATCAACATGGAAGTCGATTCATCCAACAGAAGTTGGAAAATTGTAGTGCTGAAGAGAAGGCATCTGTCTTTCAAGAAGTTCTTCCTCATGCTCCAAAATTAATGACAGATGTTTTTGGTAATTATGTCATTCAGAAG TTCTTTGAACATGGGGATCCTGAGCAGAGGAAGGAGCTAGCGCATCGGCTATCTGGGCAGATGCTAACTTTGAGTTTGCAAATGTATGGATGCCGTGTTATTCAGAAG GCTCTCGAGGTAATTGAACTTGACCAGAAAATTGAACTTGTACATGAACTGGATGGGCATGTAATGAGATGTGTACGAGATCAAAATGGCAATCATGTGATACAGAAATGCATCGAATGTGTTCCTGCAGAAAAGATTGGTTTCGTTATCTGTGCTTTTCAGGGCCAGGTTGCTACATTGTCCACCCATCCATATGGTTGCCGTGTTATTCAG AGAGTATTAGAGCACTGCTCAGACGACTCACAAACTCAGTGCATTGTGGATGAGATCCTGGAATCAGCTTATGTTCTAGCTCAGGATCAATATGGAAATTATGTCACCCAG CATGTCCTGGAGAGGGGGAAACAACATGAAAGAACTCAAATTATCAGCAAATTGACTGGGAAAATCATAGTAATGAGCCAACATAAATATGCATCAAATGTTGTTGAGAAGTGTTTGGAGTATGGTGATGCTGCTGAAAGGGAGAGCTTGATTGAGGAGATTCTTGCTCAGCCAGATGACAATGACAATTTATTG ACAATGATGAAGGACCAGTTTGCGAACTATGTAGTTCAGAAGATTCTGGAAATAAGCAACGATAGACAGCGGGAAATATTACTTAATCGAATCAGGATACACCTGCATGCTCTGAAGAAATATACATATGGGAAGCACATTGTTGCTCGATTCGAACAATTATCTGGTGAAG AGTGTGGGAGCTCTGAAGCTTAA
- the LOC113739830 gene encoding reticulon-like protein B22 — MTLSMEAAVAGNGQGGDAGTRKVVGKFGGGGGKPLIVMICGSLVYYHCAYRNSSLVSLVSDVFIVLLCSLAILGLLFRQMNIQVPVDPLEWQISQDSANSIFACLANTIGAAESVLRVAATGHDKRLFFKVVASLYLLSALGRLVPTATVAYAGLCLLCLYMLTEESRLMSTCFSWFSRRRDCPTSVQD, encoded by the exons ATGACGTTGAGCATGGAGGCAGCAGTAGCAGGCAACGGGCAGGGCGGGGACGCCGGGACGAGGAAGGTGGTGGGGAAATTCGGCGGCGGAGGCGGAAAGCCCCTGATAGTGATGATATGCGGGTCCCTGGTGTACTACCACTGCGCCTACCGCAATTCCAGCCTGGTGTCTCTGGTCTCCGACGTCTTCATCGTCCTGCTCTGCTCCCTGGCCATCCTCGGGCTCCTCTTCCGCCAGATGAACATCCAGGTCCCCGTCGATCCCCTGGAGTGGCAGATTTCCCAGGATTCCGCCAACTCCATCTTCGCATGCCTCGCGAACACCATCGGGGCGGCCGAGTCTGTCCTCAGGGTCGCCGCCACCGGCCACGACAAGCGCTTGTTTTTCAAG gttgTTGCTAGCCTTTACCTGCTATCGGCACTGGGAAGACTGGTCCCAACTGCCACAGTTGCTTATGCTG GACTTTGCCTTCTGTGCCTTTACATGCTCACTGAGGAATCAAGGTTGATGAGCACGTGTTTCTCGTGGTTTTCTCGGAGAAGGGATTGCCCAACTTCGGTCCAAGATTGA
- the LOC113739829 gene encoding probable mitochondrial adenine nucleotide transporter BTL1 — protein sequence MAVESESQNKSCCYSMIGGGDAGGGGGDLYGLMMVVPKDLLLLHNHLSDATAAAASSFSASSTTTAANNTTTTTRPLHQHQLLLDFRFRPPTLSLPHLQLPRLHEFFRSREVAEFLSGALAGAMTKAVLAPLETIRTRMVVGIGSKNICGSFVQVIEQQGWQGLWAGNTINMLRIIPTQAIELGTFECVKRTMSSAQEKWIQNDCSKVSIGNLSLNLSFSWLSPVAVAGAAAGVVSTLACHPLEVLKDRLTISPEIYPNLSIAVRKMYKDGGLGALYAGISPTLIGMLPYSTCYYFMYDTMKKSYCLANKKESLNRAEMLLLGALSGLTASTISYPLEVARKRLMVGALQGKCPPHMAAALSEVIKEGGLRGLYRGWGASCLKVMPSSGITWMFYEAWKDVLLGSR from the exons ATGGCTGTTGAATCTGAATCGCAGAACAAGAGCTGCTGCTATTCGATGATTGGAGGGGGAGATGcaggaggaggagggggagaTTTATACGGATTGATGATGGTGGTACCCAAGGACCTGCTGCTTCTCCACAACCACCTTTCCGATGCCACTGCTGCTGCTGCATCATCATTCTCTGCATCCTCCACCACCACCGCTGCCAACaataccaccaccaccactcgCCCTCTCCATCAGCATCAGCTGCTGTTGGATTTCCGATTCCGCCCTCCGACTCTATCTCTACCTCATCTCCAACTCCCACGCCTCCAT GAGTTTTTCCGGAGTCGAGAAGTTGCGGAGTTTCTTAGCGGTGCTTTGGCCGGAGCTATGACCAAAGCCGTTCTTGCTCCTCTCGAGACCATCAG GACCAGAATGGTAGTTGGCATTGGTTCAAAGAACATCTGTGGCAGTTTTGTTCAAGTCATCGAACAGCAAGGTTGGCAGGGACTATGGGCTGGAAACACAATTAACATGCTGCGCATAATACCTACTCAGGCAATTGAGCTTGGAACTTTTGAATGTGTCAAGCGAACAATGAGTTCAGCACAAGAGAAATGGATTCAAAATGATTGCTCAAAAGTGTCTATTGGTAATCTGAGTTTgaacctttctttctcctgGCTCTCGCCGGTTGCTGTGGCTGGTGCTGCTGCTGGAGTTGTGAGCACACTTGCTTGTCATCCACTCGAAGTGTTAAAG GACCGGTTGACCATATCTCCAGAAATTTATCCCAATCTGTCCATTGCTGTTCGCAAGATGTACAAGGATGGTGGTCTTGGTGCTTTATATGCTGGTATATCACCTACGTTGATTGGCATGCTCCCATATAGCACGTGCTACTATTTCATGTATGATACCATGAAGAAGTCTTACTGCTTGgcaaacaaaaaagaatccTTGAATCGAGCTGAGATGCTTTTGCTTGGAGCTCTGTCAG GTTTAACAGCCAGCACAATCAGTTATCCTCTCGAAGTGGCAAGAAAACGGCTAATGGTGGGAGCTTTACAAGGTAAATGCCCACCACACATGGCAGCCGCACTTTCAGAAGTCATCAAGGAGGGGGGATTGAGGGGCCTTTACAGAGGTTGGGGTGCAAGTTGTTTAAAAGTCATGCCATCCTCTGGCATCACCTGGATGTTTTATGAAGCCTGGAAGGATGTACTACTTGGTTCAAGGTGA